One Aegilops tauschii subsp. strangulata cultivar AL8/78 chromosome 7, Aet v6.0, whole genome shotgun sequence genomic window carries:
- the LOC109762048 gene encoding receptor-like protein kinase HERK 1 isoform X2 has product MPAAARSGGPGQANIMMGRRKLQVVTLAILCFWSSAGVCKAQTVDFKPADSYLVDCGSTKGTTVLGRDFAADGASPVTVSTSQDILAGTSANGVSSFDNPVLYQTARIFTSPSSYTFPIQKQGRHFVRLYFYPFIYQSYDLSTAKFTVSTQDVLLLSDFQQPDKTAPLFKEYSLNITRDQLVISFKPSNGIAFINAIEVVSVPDDLIADVANMVNPVQQYSGLTTQSLETVYRVNMGGPKVFPNNDTLSRTWQKDQKYILNPSVTKTAVYGKAIKYRKGGATPLTAPDIVYSTATELAASNTSNALFNMTWQFDVDAGFSYLIRFHFCDIVSKALNQLYFNAYVGGFFAQHDLDLSEQSVNQLATAIYVDVVLSSNDASSKLSISIGPSTLNNALPDGILNGLEIMKMGSGSGSAFTVGNNGSNKKLPIIIGSVLGVVGLLIIVLVVVLLCRRKKTDDKQHSKTWMPFSINGLTSLSTGSRTSYGTTLTSGLNGSYGYRFAFNVLQEATNNFDESWVIGVGGFGKVYKGALRDDTKVAVKRGNPKSQQGLNEFRTEIELLSRLRHRHLVSLIGYCDERNEMILVYEYMENGTVKSHLYGSDNPSLNWKQRLEICIGAARGLHYLHTGSAKAIIHRDVKSANILLDENLLAKVADFGLSKTGPELDQTHVSTAVKGSFGYLDPEYFRRQQLTEKSDVYSFGVVMLEVLCARPVIDPSLPREMVNLAEWGMKWQKRGELHQIVDQKLSGAIRPDSLRKFGETVEKCLADYGVERPSMGDVLWNLEYVLQLQDVDSSTVSDVNSMNRIVDLSSQVQHVGAMESISVTMAEDGALHEPDHDLSDVSMSRVFSQLIKAEGR; this is encoded by the exons ATGCCCGCCGCGGCGCGCTCCGGTGGACCGGGGCAG GCCAACATTATGATGGGGAGGAGGAAGTTGCAAGTGGTGACCTTGGCGATCTTGTGTTTCTGGTCATCTGCTGGGGTCTGCAAAGCACAAACAGTCGATTTCAAGCCTGCAGACAGCTACCTGGTTGACTGTGGGTCTACCAAGGGCACGACGGTTCTCGGGAGGGACTTCGCTGCCGATGGGGCATCTCCGGTGACCGTGTCCACCTCCCAAGATATTCTTGCCGGCACCTCGGCCAACGGGGTGTCCTCTTTTGACAACCCAGTGCTTTACCAGACCGCCCGCATCTTCACGAGCCCGTCATCCTATACTTTTCCGATCCAGAAGCAGGGGCGGCATTTTGTCCGTCTCTACTTCTACCCCTTCATCTACCAGAGTTATGATCTCTCCACTGCCAAGTTCACCGTGTCGACCCAAGATGTGCTCCTGCTCAGTGATTTCCAGCAGCCGGACAAGACGGCGCCGCTGTTCAAGGAATACTCTTTGAACATCACCCGTGACCAGCTTGTTATTTCCTTCAAGCCGTCAAACGGAATTGCATTCATCAACGCTATTGAAGTGGTTTCTGTTCCAGATGATCTCATAGCAGATGTAGCCAATATGGTCAACCCTGTGCAGCAGTACAGCGGTTTGACTACACAGTCCCTGGAGACGGTGTATCGTGTTAACATGGGTGGTCCGAAGGTCTTCCCGAACAATGATACCCTCTCGAGGACTTGGCAGAAGGATCAGAAGTACATACTGAACCCCAGTGTGACCAAAACTGCTGTATATGGCAAGGCTATCAAGTACAGGAAAGGCGGGGCAACTCCACTGACGGCCCCAGATATTGTGTACAGTACAGCTACAGAATTGGCGGCTTCAAACACATCCAACGCACTTTTCAACATGACATGGCAGTTTGATGTGGATGCAGGCTTCAGCTATCTGATAAGATTTCACTTCTGTGATATAGTCAGCAAGGCACTGAACCAGCTCTACTTCAATGCATATGTGGGAGGCTTCTTTGCACAGCATGATCTTGATCTCTCAGAGCAATCGGTGAATCAACTGGCCACAGCTATCTATGTTGACGTGGTTCTTTCTTCCAATGATGCATCTAGCAAGCTCAGCATCAGTATTGGTCCGTCCACCTTGAACAATGCATTGCCTGATGGGATTCTGAATGGCCTTGAGATTATGAAGATGGGCAGTGGCTCTGGTTCTGCTTTCACTGTTGGGAACAACGGTTCAAACAAAAAGTTGCCCATAATTATTGGCTCAGTCCTTGGGGTTGTCGGGCTTCTGATAATTGTCCTTGTTGTGGTACTGCTTTGCCGGAGGAAGAAGACCGACGACAAGCAGCACTCCAAGACCTGGATGCCTTTCTCTATCAATGGGCTCACGTCTCTCAGTACAGGAAGCAGAACTTCCTATGGTACCACACTAACATCAGGTCTGAATGGAAGCTATGGATATCGCTTTGCCTTCAATGTGCTCCAAGAAGCAACAAACAATTTTGATGAGAGCTGGGTGATTGGGGTCGGAGGTTTTGGGAAAGTCTACAAGGGTGCCTTGAGGGATGACACAAAGGTTGCAGTGAAGCGAGGAAACCCCAAGTCCCAGCAAGGTCTCAATGAGTTCCGGACAGAGATTGAGCTCCTTTCACGTCTGCGTCACCGCCACCTGGTGTCTCTGATTGGGTACTGTGATGAAAGGAATGAGATGATCTTGGTCTACGAGTACATGGAGAACGGAACCGTCAAGAGCCACCTGTATGGTTCAGACAACCCCTCACTCAACTGGAAGCAGCGGTTGGAGATCTGCATTGGAGCAGCAAGGGGGCTACACTATCTTCATACTGGTTCTGCAAAGGCCATTATCCACCGTGATGTCAAGTCTGCAAACATCTTGCTTGATGAGAATCTCCTTGCCAAAGTCGCCGACTTTGGGCTGTCAAAGACTGGGCCTGAGCTGGATCAAACTCATGTCAGCACTGCAGTGAAGGGTAGCTTTGGGTACCTTGACCCTGAATACTTCCGGAGGCAGCAGCTGACTGAGAAGTCGGACgtctactccttcggtgttgtcATGCTGGAGGTGCTCTGCGCGAGGCCGGTGATCGACCCTTCGCTCCCGAGGGAAATGGTGAACTTGGCAGAGTGGGGGATGAAGTGGCAGAAGAGAGGGGAGCTGCACCAGATCGTCGACCAGAAGCTTTCCGGCGCGATCAGGCCGGACTCTCTGAGGAAGTTCGGCGAGACGGTGGAGAAGTGCCTGGCCGACTACGGCGTGGAGCGGCCGTCGATGGGGGACGTCCTCTGGAATTTGGAGTATGTCCTGCAGCTCCAGGATGTGGATTCTTCGACCGTGTCGGACGTGAACAGCATGAACCGGATCGTCGACCTGTCGTC
- the LOC109762048 gene encoding receptor-like protein kinase HERK 1 isoform X1, whose amino-acid sequence MAGAAERTSRPPSSSTPLSAACGRRGDPSPTRTDFYLANIMMGRRKLQVVTLAILCFWSSAGVCKAQTVDFKPADSYLVDCGSTKGTTVLGRDFAADGASPVTVSTSQDILAGTSANGVSSFDNPVLYQTARIFTSPSSYTFPIQKQGRHFVRLYFYPFIYQSYDLSTAKFTVSTQDVLLLSDFQQPDKTAPLFKEYSLNITRDQLVISFKPSNGIAFINAIEVVSVPDDLIADVANMVNPVQQYSGLTTQSLETVYRVNMGGPKVFPNNDTLSRTWQKDQKYILNPSVTKTAVYGKAIKYRKGGATPLTAPDIVYSTATELAASNTSNALFNMTWQFDVDAGFSYLIRFHFCDIVSKALNQLYFNAYVGGFFAQHDLDLSEQSVNQLATAIYVDVVLSSNDASSKLSISIGPSTLNNALPDGILNGLEIMKMGSGSGSAFTVGNNGSNKKLPIIIGSVLGVVGLLIIVLVVVLLCRRKKTDDKQHSKTWMPFSINGLTSLSTGSRTSYGTTLTSGLNGSYGYRFAFNVLQEATNNFDESWVIGVGGFGKVYKGALRDDTKVAVKRGNPKSQQGLNEFRTEIELLSRLRHRHLVSLIGYCDERNEMILVYEYMENGTVKSHLYGSDNPSLNWKQRLEICIGAARGLHYLHTGSAKAIIHRDVKSANILLDENLLAKVADFGLSKTGPELDQTHVSTAVKGSFGYLDPEYFRRQQLTEKSDVYSFGVVMLEVLCARPVIDPSLPREMVNLAEWGMKWQKRGELHQIVDQKLSGAIRPDSLRKFGETVEKCLADYGVERPSMGDVLWNLEYVLQLQDVDSSTVSDVNSMNRIVDLSSQVQHVGAMESISVTMAEDGALHEPDHDLSDVSMSRVFSQLIKAEGR is encoded by the exons ATGGCAGGGGCCGCCGAGCGCACCTCTAGGCCACCGTCCAGCTCTACTCCCCTTTCCGCTGCATGTGGCCGGAGGGGAGATCCCAGTCCCACCAGGACTGATTTCTACTTG GCCAACATTATGATGGGGAGGAGGAAGTTGCAAGTGGTGACCTTGGCGATCTTGTGTTTCTGGTCATCTGCTGGGGTCTGCAAAGCACAAACAGTCGATTTCAAGCCTGCAGACAGCTACCTGGTTGACTGTGGGTCTACCAAGGGCACGACGGTTCTCGGGAGGGACTTCGCTGCCGATGGGGCATCTCCGGTGACCGTGTCCACCTCCCAAGATATTCTTGCCGGCACCTCGGCCAACGGGGTGTCCTCTTTTGACAACCCAGTGCTTTACCAGACCGCCCGCATCTTCACGAGCCCGTCATCCTATACTTTTCCGATCCAGAAGCAGGGGCGGCATTTTGTCCGTCTCTACTTCTACCCCTTCATCTACCAGAGTTATGATCTCTCCACTGCCAAGTTCACCGTGTCGACCCAAGATGTGCTCCTGCTCAGTGATTTCCAGCAGCCGGACAAGACGGCGCCGCTGTTCAAGGAATACTCTTTGAACATCACCCGTGACCAGCTTGTTATTTCCTTCAAGCCGTCAAACGGAATTGCATTCATCAACGCTATTGAAGTGGTTTCTGTTCCAGATGATCTCATAGCAGATGTAGCCAATATGGTCAACCCTGTGCAGCAGTACAGCGGTTTGACTACACAGTCCCTGGAGACGGTGTATCGTGTTAACATGGGTGGTCCGAAGGTCTTCCCGAACAATGATACCCTCTCGAGGACTTGGCAGAAGGATCAGAAGTACATACTGAACCCCAGTGTGACCAAAACTGCTGTATATGGCAAGGCTATCAAGTACAGGAAAGGCGGGGCAACTCCACTGACGGCCCCAGATATTGTGTACAGTACAGCTACAGAATTGGCGGCTTCAAACACATCCAACGCACTTTTCAACATGACATGGCAGTTTGATGTGGATGCAGGCTTCAGCTATCTGATAAGATTTCACTTCTGTGATATAGTCAGCAAGGCACTGAACCAGCTCTACTTCAATGCATATGTGGGAGGCTTCTTTGCACAGCATGATCTTGATCTCTCAGAGCAATCGGTGAATCAACTGGCCACAGCTATCTATGTTGACGTGGTTCTTTCTTCCAATGATGCATCTAGCAAGCTCAGCATCAGTATTGGTCCGTCCACCTTGAACAATGCATTGCCTGATGGGATTCTGAATGGCCTTGAGATTATGAAGATGGGCAGTGGCTCTGGTTCTGCTTTCACTGTTGGGAACAACGGTTCAAACAAAAAGTTGCCCATAATTATTGGCTCAGTCCTTGGGGTTGTCGGGCTTCTGATAATTGTCCTTGTTGTGGTACTGCTTTGCCGGAGGAAGAAGACCGACGACAAGCAGCACTCCAAGACCTGGATGCCTTTCTCTATCAATGGGCTCACGTCTCTCAGTACAGGAAGCAGAACTTCCTATGGTACCACACTAACATCAGGTCTGAATGGAAGCTATGGATATCGCTTTGCCTTCAATGTGCTCCAAGAAGCAACAAACAATTTTGATGAGAGCTGGGTGATTGGGGTCGGAGGTTTTGGGAAAGTCTACAAGGGTGCCTTGAGGGATGACACAAAGGTTGCAGTGAAGCGAGGAAACCCCAAGTCCCAGCAAGGTCTCAATGAGTTCCGGACAGAGATTGAGCTCCTTTCACGTCTGCGTCACCGCCACCTGGTGTCTCTGATTGGGTACTGTGATGAAAGGAATGAGATGATCTTGGTCTACGAGTACATGGAGAACGGAACCGTCAAGAGCCACCTGTATGGTTCAGACAACCCCTCACTCAACTGGAAGCAGCGGTTGGAGATCTGCATTGGAGCAGCAAGGGGGCTACACTATCTTCATACTGGTTCTGCAAAGGCCATTATCCACCGTGATGTCAAGTCTGCAAACATCTTGCTTGATGAGAATCTCCTTGCCAAAGTCGCCGACTTTGGGCTGTCAAAGACTGGGCCTGAGCTGGATCAAACTCATGTCAGCACTGCAGTGAAGGGTAGCTTTGGGTACCTTGACCCTGAATACTTCCGGAGGCAGCAGCTGACTGAGAAGTCGGACgtctactccttcggtgttgtcATGCTGGAGGTGCTCTGCGCGAGGCCGGTGATCGACCCTTCGCTCCCGAGGGAAATGGTGAACTTGGCAGAGTGGGGGATGAAGTGGCAGAAGAGAGGGGAGCTGCACCAGATCGTCGACCAGAAGCTTTCCGGCGCGATCAGGCCGGACTCTCTGAGGAAGTTCGGCGAGACGGTGGAGAAGTGCCTGGCCGACTACGGCGTGGAGCGGCCGTCGATGGGGGACGTCCTCTGGAATTTGGAGTATGTCCTGCAGCTCCAGGATGTGGATTCTTCGACCGTGTCGGACGTGAACAGCATGAACCGGATCGTCGACCTGTCGTC